The proteins below are encoded in one region of Corynebacterium felinum:
- a CDS encoding ABC transporter permease yields MFKYLIRKALSWTLIVFLATNLTYFLASWFLDPRSNYQGQRPPLSHEQITRLLEPYNLNPEVPVIERWWYWLTNVLLHWDWGRSPTGGSVNDQVSFRILVSAQLLLLATVLTIIIGVAIGVYTASRQYQRGDRIWQAISIITMNVHIVVASIAVVAVALKINTWAGTRVFYVTGAANPDVTGFFPQLIDYAQHLVLPTVSLIIVGYAGYHLTQRTLLLDNLNADYVRTARAKGLTRSQAIRRHALRTSIIPVATSVAFSIPGIFTGAVMTEKIFAWNGMGVYFLDTISKNDVHGVVAVAAFGAAMTAVSAMLADIFIVILDPRVRVS; encoded by the coding sequence ATGTTCAAATACCTGATTAGGAAAGCGTTGAGCTGGACACTCATCGTCTTCCTGGCGACGAACCTGACTTACTTTTTGGCGTCATGGTTCCTCGACCCACGGTCCAATTACCAAGGCCAACGTCCACCGTTGAGTCACGAGCAAATCACTAGGTTGCTCGAACCTTATAATCTCAATCCTGAAGTTCCAGTTATTGAGCGTTGGTGGTACTGGCTTACTAATGTTCTTTTGCACTGGGATTGGGGTCGCTCCCCTACTGGCGGCAGTGTTAATGATCAGGTAAGTTTCCGCATCTTGGTATCTGCGCAGCTGCTGTTACTTGCAACTGTCTTAACCATTATTATTGGCGTGGCCATTGGTGTGTACACCGCGAGCCGCCAGTATCAGCGCGGCGATCGCATTTGGCAGGCTATTTCGATTATTACGATGAATGTTCACATCGTTGTTGCATCGATTGCTGTTGTCGCGGTGGCTTTGAAGATTAATACCTGGGCTGGCACTCGCGTGTTCTATGTCACCGGCGCTGCCAATCCTGATGTGACTGGGTTTTTCCCTCAGTTAATCGATTATGCGCAGCATTTGGTTCTTCCTACTGTCTCACTGATTATCGTCGGTTACGCTGGCTACCATTTAACTCAGCGCACACTTTTGTTGGATAATCTCAACGCTGATTATGTTCGTACGGCTCGCGCGAAGGGTCTCACTCGCAGTCAAGCTATTCGACGCCATGCTCTGCGCACCTCCATCATTCCTGTTGCTACGTCGGTGGCGTTTTCCATTCCGGGCATCTTTACTGGTGCGGTTATGACGGAAAAGATCTTTGCGTGGAACGGTATGGGTGTCTATTTCCTCGATACTATTTCCAAAAATGACGTCCACGGTGTGGTGGCTGTTGCAGCTTTCGGCGCTGCTATGACTGCGGTGTCGGCTATGCTCGCCGATATTTTCATCGTTATTCTCGACCCACGAGTGAGGGTGAGCTAA
- the rpsQ gene encoding 30S ribosomal protein S17 codes for MSEANVNKKVKGARKVRTGYVVSDKMQKTIVVELEDRKQHGLYGKTIRTNSKVKAHDENEIAGIGDLVKIEETRPLSKDKHFRLVEIVEKAK; via the coding sequence ATGAGTGAGGCAAACGTGAACAAGAAGGTTAAGGGTGCTCGTAAGGTCCGCACCGGCTACGTGGTTTCTGACAAGATGCAGAAGACCATCGTGGTTGAGCTTGAGGACCGCAAGCAGCACGGCCTGTACGGTAAGACCATCCGTACCAACTCCAAGGTGAAGGCTCACGACGAGAACGAGATCGCCGGTATCGGCGACTTGGTCAAGATCGAGGAGACTCGCCCATTGTCTAAGGACAAGCACTTCCGTCTCGTCGAGATCGTCGAGAAGGCTAAGTAA
- the rpsC gene encoding 30S ribosomal protein S3 yields MGQKIHPHGLRLGITSDWKSHWFADKNYAEYLAEDIKIREFLTKTLDRAGIADIVIERTRDRVRVDIHTARPGIVIGRRGSEADRLRRELEKLTGKQVALNILEVKNIDSNAQLVAQSVAEQLTNRVAFRRAMRKAIQGAMRQPHVKGIKVVCSGRLGGAEMSRTERYHEGRVPLHTLRAEIDYGTYEAHTTFGRIGVKVWIYKGDVVGGRRESEINAPAERRGRGDRNARPRRGGQRRNRAEQKQEG; encoded by the coding sequence GTGGGACAGAAGATTCACCCACACGGCCTCCGATTGGGCATCACTTCCGATTGGAAGTCCCACTGGTTCGCCGATAAGAACTACGCTGAGTACCTCGCTGAGGATATTAAGATCCGCGAGTTCCTCACCAAGACCCTCGACCGTGCTGGTATCGCCGATATTGTTATCGAGCGTACCCGCGACCGCGTTCGCGTCGATATCCACACTGCCCGTCCGGGTATTGTGATCGGCCGTCGCGGCTCTGAGGCTGACCGTTTGCGTCGTGAGCTGGAGAAGCTCACCGGCAAGCAGGTTGCTCTCAACATCCTTGAGGTTAAGAACATCGACTCCAACGCTCAGTTGGTTGCTCAGTCTGTTGCTGAGCAGCTGACCAACCGTGTGGCATTCCGCCGCGCGATGCGTAAGGCTATTCAGGGCGCTATGCGTCAGCCTCACGTCAAGGGCATCAAGGTTGTGTGTTCTGGTCGTCTCGGCGGTGCCGAGATGTCTCGCACCGAGCGCTACCATGAGGGTCGCGTTCCGCTGCACACTCTTCGCGCCGAGATCGATTACGGCACCTATGAAGCTCACACCACTTTCGGCCGCATTGGCGTGAAGGTGTGGATCTACAAGGGTGACGTTGTTGGTGGCCGTCGCGAGAGCGAAATTAACGCACCAGCAGAGCGCCGTGGCCGCGGTGACCGCAACGCACGTCCGCGTCGTGGTGGCCAGCGTCGTAACCGCGCTGAGCAGAAGCAGGAGGGCTAA
- the rplW gene encoding 50S ribosomal protein L23: protein MAKIANPRDIILAPVVSEKSYGLMEENTYVFFVAKTANKTEIKIAVEQIFGVKVASVNTLNREGKRKRTRSGFGTRKATKRAYVTLREGSDAIDIFGAQA, encoded by the coding sequence ATGGCTAAGATTGCCAATCCGCGCGACATCATCCTCGCCCCGGTTGTCTCTGAGAAGTCTTATGGCTTGATGGAGGAGAACACCTACGTGTTCTTCGTTGCCAAGACCGCTAACAAGACTGAAATCAAGATCGCCGTCGAGCAGATCTTCGGTGTGAAGGTCGCCTCCGTGAATACTCTTAACCGTGAGGGCAAGCGCAAGCGCACTCGCTCCGGTTTCGGTACCCGCAAGGCAACCAAGCGCGCCTACGTGACGCTTCGTGAGGGCAGCGACGCTATCGACATTTTCGGCGCTCAGGCGTAA
- the rplP gene encoding 50S ribosomal protein L16 yields MLIPKRVKFRRQHRPHRDGVSKGGNRINFGDYAIQALEPAYITNRQIESARIAINRHVKRGGKVWINIFPDRPLTQKPLGVRMGSGKGPVEKWIANVKPGRILFEMSYPNEEMALEALRRAGQKLPCKVRIVKKEDQF; encoded by the coding sequence ATGCTTATCCCTAAGCGCGTGAAGTTCCGCCGTCAGCACCGTCCTCACCGTGATGGTGTTTCTAAGGGCGGTAACCGCATCAATTTTGGTGATTACGCTATCCAGGCTCTGGAGCCTGCTTACATCACCAACCGTCAGATCGAGTCTGCACGTATTGCTATCAACCGCCACGTCAAGCGTGGTGGTAAGGTTTGGATCAACATCTTCCCAGACCGTCCACTGACCCAGAAGCCTCTGGGGGTTCGTATGGGTTCCGGTAAGGGCCCTGTTGAGAAGTGGATTGCAAACGTTAAGCCGGGTCGCATCCTCTTCGAGATGAGCTACCCGAACGAGGAAATGGCTCTTGAGGCTCTGCGTCGCGCAGGCCAGAAGCTTCCTTGCAAGGTTCGTATTGTTAAGAAGGAGGACCAGTTCTAA
- the rplD gene encoding 50S ribosomal protein L4 produces the protein MTNLKLDVHTAEGTTNGTVELPAEIFDREASIALMHQVVNAQLAAKRQGTHSTKTRGEVSGGGRKPFRQKGTGRARQGSIRAPHFAGGGIAHGPKPRDYSQRTPKKMIKAALYGALSDRARNARIHVVSELVPGQTPKTKSARAFIERLTDRRNVLLVVGREDITAQKSARNLPGVHILFADQLNTYDVLKSDDIVFSVEALDTFITRATGAAKEEN, from the coding sequence ATGACAAATCTGAAGTTGGACGTCCACACCGCTGAGGGCACCACTAACGGCACCGTTGAGTTGCCAGCAGAGATCTTCGATCGCGAAGCATCCATTGCTCTCATGCACCAGGTTGTCAACGCTCAGCTTGCAGCTAAGCGTCAGGGCACCCACTCCACCAAGACCCGTGGTGAGGTCTCCGGCGGTGGCCGCAAGCCATTCCGCCAGAAGGGTACCGGCCGTGCTCGTCAGGGCTCGATCCGTGCTCCTCACTTCGCTGGTGGTGGCATCGCGCACGGCCCTAAGCCACGCGATTACTCTCAGCGTACCCCTAAGAAGATGATCAAGGCTGCACTCTACGGTGCACTTTCCGATCGCGCTCGTAACGCACGTATCCACGTTGTTTCTGAGCTCGTTCCTGGTCAGACTCCTAAGACCAAGTCCGCACGTGCGTTCATCGAGCGCTTGACCGACCGTCGCAACGTGTTGCTGGTTGTTGGCCGTGAGGACATCACTGCTCAGAAGAGCGCTCGCAACCTGCCAGGCGTTCACATTCTGTTCGCCGACCAGCTGAACACCTACGATGTTTTGAAGTCTGATGACATCGTGTTCTCTGTTGAGGCTCTTGACACCTTCATCACCCGCGCTACCGGTGCGGCTAAGGAGGAGAACTAA
- the rplV gene encoding 50S ribosomal protein L22, whose protein sequence is MSEITSARATARFVRVTPMKARRVIDLVRGKSVEEALAILKYAPQAASEPVAKVVLSAAANAENNFGLDRRSLVISEAFADEGPTMRRFQPRAQGRAFQIRKRTSHITVVVESQKAGA, encoded by the coding sequence ATGAGCGAAATCACTTCCGCACGCGCGACTGCCCGTTTCGTCCGCGTTACCCCTATGAAGGCACGCCGTGTAATCGACTTGGTTCGCGGTAAGTCCGTTGAGGAAGCATTGGCTATTTTGAAGTACGCTCCACAGGCTGCTTCTGAGCCAGTTGCCAAGGTCGTGTTGTCCGCAGCTGCTAACGCTGAGAACAACTTCGGTCTTGATCGCCGCTCTTTGGTTATCTCTGAGGCTTTTGCTGACGAGGGCCCAACGATGCGTCGTTTCCAGCCGCGCGCTCAGGGTCGCGCATTCCAGATCCGTAAGCGCACCAGCCACATCACCGTGGTTGTTGAGAGCCAGAAGGCAGGTGCATAA
- the rpsJ gene encoding 30S ribosomal protein S10 → MAGQKIRIRLKAYDHEAIDASARKIVETVTRTGARVVGPVPLPTEKNVYAVIRSPHKYKDSREHFEMRTHKRLIDILDPTPKTVDALMRIDLPASVDVNIA, encoded by the coding sequence GTGGCGGGACAAAAGATCCGCATTCGGCTGAAGGCCTACGACCACGAGGCAATCGACGCGTCTGCGCGCAAGATTGTTGAGACTGTTACCCGTACGGGTGCACGTGTTGTCGGCCCAGTGCCATTGCCAACCGAAAAGAACGTATACGCCGTTATTCGTTCTCCACATAAGTACAAGGATTCTCGCGAGCACTTCGAGATGCGCACTCACAAGCGCCTGATCGACATCCTCGACCCGACGCCGAAGACGGTTGACGCTCTCATGCGTATCGACCTTCCGGCCAGCGTCGACGTGAATATTGCGTAA
- a CDS encoding restriction endonuclease: MRAWVIRAGRNSERFQWAWDNGFSAGGWGAVRTDVSVFASKEELATAVRGFEPDLSANQISQSAGQLWNLSHEIKADDLVIMPNKITRELALGLVTQGYEYLAANEPDYQHVVHVQWHRLITRDAAKQDLLYVLGSLQTVFSPTRNDAVSRLKALMDTGEDPGMNARAYTKQKEVLGAAANSDDEALADIEEIAKDQVEKQISQEFAGHDLAFLIAEVLRADGFTVDMAPKGKDGGIDLRLGRGILGIESPRILAQVKTGKLERPVVQQLMGLINSRHADFGLLVTWDQLTKDARAEAEAQGFRLKVWEKHDIIANVLRNYAKLPEEIQHKLPLKQVWILQTDIS; the protein is encoded by the coding sequence ATGCGGGCATGGGTGATTCGTGCAGGTCGGAACTCGGAGCGCTTTCAGTGGGCATGGGACAATGGATTTTCTGCTGGGGGTTGGGGTGCTGTGCGCACAGATGTGTCGGTTTTCGCGTCGAAAGAAGAGCTTGCTACAGCTGTTCGTGGCTTTGAGCCGGACTTAAGCGCCAACCAGATAAGCCAATCGGCGGGGCAATTGTGGAATCTTTCCCATGAGATTAAAGCAGACGATCTTGTTATTATGCCTAATAAGATCACTCGTGAGCTGGCGTTAGGGTTGGTGACTCAAGGCTATGAATACTTAGCAGCTAACGAGCCTGATTACCAGCATGTTGTGCATGTGCAATGGCATCGGCTTATCACTCGAGATGCGGCAAAACAAGACCTTTTGTATGTACTCGGTTCACTACAGACGGTATTTTCCCCCACCCGCAACGATGCTGTTTCACGTCTAAAAGCGTTGATGGATACTGGTGAAGATCCAGGCATGAACGCTAGGGCGTATACGAAACAAAAAGAAGTGCTAGGTGCTGCAGCAAACAGTGATGATGAGGCACTTGCAGACATCGAAGAAATTGCCAAAGACCAAGTAGAAAAGCAGATTTCGCAGGAGTTTGCGGGTCATGATCTTGCGTTTCTGATTGCTGAAGTACTACGTGCCGATGGATTCACAGTGGATATGGCACCTAAAGGTAAAGATGGGGGAATTGACTTACGCCTTGGCCGCGGAATCTTAGGTATCGAATCCCCGCGAATTTTAGCGCAGGTGAAAACTGGCAAACTGGAACGTCCAGTGGTCCAGCAGCTGATGGGATTGATCAATTCACGGCATGCAGATTTTGGGTTGCTTGTGACATGGGATCAGTTAACTAAAGATGCGCGAGCCGAAGCAGAAGCGCAGGGATTTCGGTTGAAAGTGTGGGAAAAGCATGACATTATTGCCAATGTTTTGCGAAACTACGCCAAACTGCCTGAGGAAATCCAACACAAACTTCCGCTGAAACAAGTATGGATTCTGCAGACTGATATCAGTTGA
- a CDS encoding ABC transporter permease, translating to MSKNSSHSAVEVADVAEVKVVKGTSRLKLYTRRFFRNRSAAVGFVIFWILIAFAIIGPQIAKWPYYEPDFLSLSSAPNSEHWFGTTDGGNDLFAQVAHGLGRSLTIAVIVSFLTTLISAFIGAAAALYGGTIEKFVLTIIHFLMAVPTFLIIALLVSDSGGDWKLLIVVLIAFGWMGSARVLWSLSLSVRENDFVRAARYMGVSNVRIIFRHILPNIGSLLVLQLVLGTVSTVVSETGLSFLGLGVKLPDVSLGTLLSGGTSTLITAPWQFYFPAGTLVLLTVSLALIADGMRDAIDPNSHSGGKA from the coding sequence ATGTCTAAGAATTCTTCGCACAGCGCTGTTGAGGTTGCAGATGTTGCTGAAGTTAAGGTTGTCAAAGGCACATCGCGGTTAAAGCTATACACTCGACGATTTTTCCGGAATCGTAGTGCGGCGGTTGGTTTTGTTATTTTCTGGATTCTGATCGCTTTTGCCATTATTGGCCCTCAGATTGCCAAGTGGCCGTATTATGAGCCAGACTTTTTGAGTTTGTCTTCTGCTCCGAATAGTGAGCACTGGTTTGGCACCACCGATGGTGGTAACGATCTTTTTGCCCAGGTAGCCCATGGCCTTGGTCGTTCGTTGACTATTGCGGTGATCGTGTCTTTCCTGACTACTCTTATCTCCGCCTTCATTGGTGCCGCTGCGGCTTTGTACGGTGGCACTATTGAGAAATTTGTGCTCACCATCATTCACTTCCTGATGGCTGTTCCAACGTTTTTGATCATCGCCCTTTTGGTCTCCGATTCTGGCGGTGACTGGAAGCTTTTGATCGTTGTGTTGATCGCTTTTGGTTGGATGGGTTCAGCCCGTGTGCTGTGGTCATTGTCGTTGTCTGTTCGTGAAAACGATTTCGTGCGTGCTGCCCGCTACATGGGTGTGAGCAATGTTCGTATCATTTTCCGCCATATTCTTCCCAACATTGGCTCGTTGCTTGTTTTGCAGCTTGTTCTCGGTACGGTGAGCACGGTTGTGAGTGAAACTGGCCTGTCCTTCTTGGGCTTGGGTGTGAAGCTTCCGGATGTTTCCTTGGGTACGTTGCTTTCTGGTGGTACTTCTACCCTGATTACTGCACCGTGGCAGTTCTATTTCCCTGCCGGCACTTTGGTTTTACTTACTGTTTCTTTGGCGCTGATTGCCGATGGCATGCGCGACGCGATTGATCCTAATTCTCATTCAGGAGGAAAAGCATGA
- the rpsS gene encoding 30S ribosomal protein S19, with protein sequence MPRSLKKGPFVDEHLLAKVDAQNEKGTKQVIKTWSRRSTILPDFIGHTFAVHDGRKHVPVFVDDSMVGHKLGEFAPTKTFKGHIKDDKKKGRR encoded by the coding sequence ATGCCACGTAGCCTTAAGAAGGGCCCGTTCGTCGATGAGCACCTCCTCGCAAAGGTTGATGCTCAGAATGAGAAGGGTACCAAGCAGGTAATTAAGACCTGGTCCCGCCGCTCCACCATTCTTCCTGACTTCATTGGTCACACCTTCGCCGTCCACGACGGTCGTAAGCACGTACCAGTGTTCGTGGACGACTCTATGGTTGGCCACAAGTTGGGTGAATTTGCACCTACCAAGACCTTCAAGGGTCACATCAAGGACGATAAGAAGAAGGGACGTCGATAA
- the rpmC gene encoding 50S ribosomal protein L29 — protein sequence MANGTPAHELRELNAEELATRLAEAKEELFNLRFQAATGQLTNNRRLRTVKHDIARIYTVIRERELGLSVVPGAEA from the coding sequence ATGGCTAACGGTACCCCCGCACACGAGCTTCGCGAGCTGAACGCCGAGGAGCTTGCTACCCGCCTAGCTGAGGCTAAGGAAGAGCTGTTTAACCTGCGCTTCCAGGCCGCTACCGGTCAGCTGACCAACAACCGTCGCCTGCGCACGGTCAAGCACGACATTGCCCGCATCTACACCGTTATTCGCGAGCGTGAGCTGGGCCTGTCTGTTGTTCCGGGAGCTGAGGCTTAA
- a CDS encoding dipeptide ABC transporter ATP-binding protein, with product MSQLSVSQNEPVLSVRDLTVNFPSEAGSVSAVRGVSFDLLPGRTLGIVGESGSGKSVTSMAIMGLLPVYANISGSVLFQGEQLIGKTDSQMSKIRGKGIGMIFQDPLSALTPVFDIGSQLVEAILAHQKVSKAQALKQAIELLDLVGIPEPHLRIKSFPHEFSGGMRQRVVIAIAIANNPRVLIADEPTTALDVTIQAQILDVIKLAQRETGAACIMITHDMGVVAQTADDVLVMYAGRPVEKGDVFDVFAQPRMPYTIGLLGSTPRPDVPKTEPLTPIVGNPPILVNLKDECQFAPRCPVALDDCRSQEPVLLKIGSTEKPHESACLRADEISDSMINGEKLFKPPALSESMLADVPREERKITLEVKDLHKEFPLTKGALFKRKIGTVKAVNGLSFDIREGECMSIVGESGCGKTTTLLEIMDLNPQNGLLKLNGKNAAEMSSKERREARKDVQIVFQDPMSSLNPRLTVREVIAEPLHSLGYEGDVDARVAELMSLVGLDSSQIDRFPGHFSGGQRQRIGLARALATNPSVIVLDEPVSALDVSIQAGVINLLEDLKLKLGLSFLFVAHDLSVVRHLSDRVAVMYKGEFVEEGDVDEVFDNPQHEYTKKLLNAIPIPDPTVARR from the coding sequence ATGAGCCAACTTTCGGTTTCTCAGAATGAACCTGTTTTGTCGGTGCGGGATCTGACTGTTAATTTCCCTTCTGAGGCTGGTTCTGTTTCCGCGGTTCGTGGCGTTTCTTTTGATCTTTTGCCTGGGCGCACTTTAGGTATCGTGGGTGAATCTGGCTCCGGTAAATCGGTAACCAGTATGGCCATTATGGGTTTGCTTCCGGTTTATGCCAATATTTCCGGTTCTGTTCTTTTCCAGGGTGAGCAGCTGATCGGTAAGACCGATAGCCAGATGTCGAAAATTCGCGGAAAAGGTATTGGAATGATTTTCCAAGATCCGCTCTCCGCATTGACGCCGGTGTTCGATATTGGTTCGCAGCTTGTTGAGGCAATTTTGGCGCACCAAAAGGTGAGCAAAGCTCAAGCCTTAAAGCAGGCGATCGAGCTTTTAGATCTGGTTGGTATCCCTGAGCCTCATCTGCGGATTAAGTCTTTCCCTCACGAGTTTTCTGGCGGTATGCGCCAGCGCGTTGTTATTGCCATTGCGATTGCGAATAATCCGCGTGTTCTGATTGCCGACGAACCTACTACCGCACTCGATGTGACTATTCAGGCGCAGATCCTCGATGTGATCAAACTGGCTCAACGTGAGACTGGTGCTGCCTGCATCATGATTACGCACGATATGGGTGTTGTGGCTCAAACCGCCGATGATGTGTTAGTGATGTATGCCGGTCGCCCTGTGGAAAAGGGCGATGTGTTTGATGTGTTTGCGCAGCCACGTATGCCGTATACCATCGGGCTTTTGGGTTCTACTCCGCGCCCTGATGTTCCCAAAACTGAACCTTTGACCCCTATTGTTGGCAATCCTCCAATTCTGGTGAATTTGAAGGATGAGTGCCAGTTTGCACCTCGATGCCCAGTGGCTCTGGATGACTGTCGTTCACAGGAGCCTGTGTTGCTTAAAATCGGCTCTACTGAGAAGCCTCATGAGTCTGCGTGTCTGCGCGCGGACGAAATTTCAGACAGCATGATCAATGGTGAGAAGCTTTTTAAGCCTCCGGCGTTGAGCGAAAGTATGCTGGCTGATGTTCCGCGTGAGGAGCGCAAAATCACCCTTGAGGTCAAGGATCTGCATAAGGAGTTTCCGCTGACGAAGGGCGCTTTGTTTAAGCGCAAGATTGGTACTGTCAAGGCGGTCAATGGGCTTTCTTTCGATATTCGCGAAGGCGAATGTATGTCCATTGTGGGTGAATCCGGTTGCGGTAAAACCACAACCTTGTTGGAAATCATGGATCTGAATCCGCAAAACGGTCTTTTGAAGCTCAATGGCAAAAATGCCGCTGAGATGAGCTCTAAGGAGCGTAGGGAGGCGCGTAAAGATGTTCAGATTGTTTTCCAGGACCCTATGAGTTCCTTGAATCCGCGTTTGACTGTGCGTGAGGTAATTGCTGAGCCGCTGCATTCGCTGGGCTATGAAGGTGACGTGGATGCGCGTGTGGCGGAATTGATGAGTTTGGTTGGTTTGGATTCCAGTCAAATCGATCGCTTCCCTGGGCATTTTTCTGGTGGTCAGCGTCAGCGTATTGGTCTTGCGCGCGCATTGGCTACTAATCCGAGTGTTATTGTGCTCGATGAGCCTGTGTCTGCGCTTGACGTGTCTATTCAGGCTGGTGTGATTAACCTCCTTGAGGATCTGAAGTTAAAGCTTGGTTTGTCTTTCCTTTTTGTTGCCCACGATTTGTCAGTGGTTCGCCATCTGTCTGATCGTGTCGCTGTGATGTATAAGGGTGAGTTTGTTGAGGAAGGCGATGTGGATGAGGTCTTTGATAACCCTCAGCACGAGTACACCAAGAAGTTGCTCAATGCTATTCCAATTCCAGATCCTACGGTTGCGCGCCGCTAA
- the rplB gene encoding 50S ribosomal protein L2 — protein sequence MAIRKYKPTTPGRRQSSVSMFEEITRSTPEKSLVRPLPKKGGRNVHGHITVRHKGGGHKRQYRLIDFRRNDKDGIPAKVAHIEYDPNRTANIALLHYVDGEKRYIIAPKGLKQGQMLESGATADIKVGNNLPLRNIPAGTVIHCVELKPGAGAKLARSAGASIQLLGKAGNYAVLRMPSSEIRRVDIRCRATVGEVGNADQINIRWGKAGRMRWKGVRPTVRGVVMNPVDHPHGGGEGKTSGGRHPVSPWGKKEGRTRNPNRYSNNMIVQRRRTKNSKKR from the coding sequence ATGGCTATTCGTAAGTACAAGCCGACAACCCCGGGTCGCCGCCAGAGCTCCGTTTCCATGTTCGAGGAGATCACTCGCTCGACCCCGGAAAAGTCCCTGGTTCGCCCACTTCCAAAGAAGGGTGGCCGTAACGTTCACGGCCACATCACCGTTCGCCACAAGGGCGGCGGTCACAAGCGCCAGTACCGTCTGATCGACTTCCGTCGTAACGACAAAGACGGTATCCCAGCGAAGGTCGCTCACATCGAGTACGACCCAAACCGTACCGCTAACATCGCGCTGCTCCACTACGTGGACGGCGAGAAGCGTTACATCATCGCTCCTAAGGGCCTGAAGCAGGGCCAGATGCTTGAGTCCGGCGCTACTGCCGACATCAAGGTTGGTAACAACCTGCCTCTGCGCAACATCCCAGCTGGTACCGTGATTCACTGTGTTGAGCTCAAGCCTGGCGCTGGCGCTAAGCTTGCTCGTTCCGCTGGTGCTTCCATTCAGCTGCTGGGTAAGGCTGGCAACTACGCAGTTTTGCGTATGCCATCCTCTGAAATCCGCCGTGTGGACATCCGCTGCCGCGCGACTGTTGGTGAGGTCGGCAACGCTGACCAGATCAACATTCGTTGGGGTAAGGCTGGCCGTATGCGCTGGAAGGGCGTTCGCCCAACCGTCCGTGGTGTCGTTATGAACCCGGTCGATCACCCACACGGTGGTGGTGAAGGTAAGACCTCGGGTGGTCGTCACCCAGTGTCCCCATGGGGCAAGAAGGAAGGTCGCACCCGCAACCCTAACCGTTACAGCAACAACATGATCGTGCAGCGTCGCCGCACGAAGAACAGCAAGAAGCGCTAA
- the rplC gene encoding 50S ribosomal protein L3, whose translation MSENEIKGILGTKLGMTQIFDEDNRVVPVTVVEAGPCVVTQIRTEETDGYNAIQIAYGDIDPRKVNKPGTGHFNKAGVTPRRHVAEIRMDDVSGYELGQEVTAAIFEGVTFVDVTGTSKGKGYAGGMKRHGFAGQGASHGNQAAHRRVGGIGACATPGRIFKGKRMAGRMGSDRVTTQNLKVQKIDADANLILIKGAIPGNRGGIVTVKTAVKGGAHA comes from the coding sequence ATGAGTGAAAACGAGATCAAGGGCATTCTGGGCACCAAGCTCGGCATGACTCAGATCTTCGACGAGGATAACCGCGTTGTTCCGGTTACCGTCGTTGAAGCTGGTCCATGCGTTGTGACCCAGATTCGCACCGAAGAAACCGATGGCTACAACGCCATCCAGATCGCCTACGGCGACATCGACCCACGCAAGGTTAACAAGCCAGGCACCGGTCACTTCAACAAAGCAGGCGTCACCCCTCGTCGCCACGTAGCTGAAATCCGTATGGATGATGTTTCCGGCTACGAGCTCGGCCAGGAAGTTACCGCAGCGATCTTCGAAGGTGTTACCTTCGTTGACGTTACCGGTACCTCCAAGGGTAAGGGCTACGCTGGTGGTATGAAGCGCCACGGCTTCGCCGGCCAGGGTGCGTCCCACGGTAACCAGGCAGCTCACCGCCGTGTTGGTGGTATTGGTGCTTGCGCTACCCCAGGTCGTATCTTCAAGGGCAAGCGTATGGCTGGCCGCATGGGTTCCGACCGCGTCACCACCCAGAACCTCAAGGTTCAGAAGATTGACGCCGATGCTAACCTCATCCTGATCAAGGGTGCGATCCCGGGCAACCGTGGCGGCATCGTTACCGTTAAGACCGCAGTGAAGGGCGGTGCACACGCATGA